GCCGCAGGCGGAGAGATAGGTAAAAATCAACCGCATTAGTAAGTGCGTAATGTAAAGCAATCACCTATGTGAATTTGAGCTATTGGTTTTTTGTATACGGTATCGATTGTAAGGAATCAAACACACTTAACAGTGTTATTGAAAGATTAATTAGCAGAAACAGGGGAAATAAATGTACAAAAGCTGTCTGAAAAGAGCAATAGATATAATCCTCTCCGCCGCTGGTCTGGCGATACTAGCCATACCAATGCTGGCTATTGCCGCCGCTGTGAAGATAGATTCACGCGGCCCTGTGCTCTTCTGGCAGAAGCGTTCAGGAATACATAAAACTACCTTCATGATGCCGAAATTCAGGACTATGTATATAGAGACCCCCGCCAACATGCCGACCCATATGCTAAGCGACCCTGACCGGTGGATAACCCCCTGTGGAAAATTCCTGCGCAGGACAAGCCTCGACGAACTGCCGCAGATATTGTGCATCTTGACGGGAACGATGTCCATCATCGGCCCGCGTCCCGCGCTGTGGAACCAGTACGACCTCATCGCCGAGCGGGACAAATACGGCGCGAACGACATACTGCCGGGACTGACCGGCTGGGCGCAGATAAACGGCCGCGACGAACTGCCAATAGAGGTAAAAGCCGCCTATGACGGCGAATACGTAAAGAGAATGAGCTTCTTTTTCGACTGCAAATGCTTCTTCGGCACCATCGCCTGCGTGCTGAAAAAAGAGGGCGTCGTCGAGGGCGGAACGGGAACATTGCAAAAACTATCAGGCG
The window above is part of the Cloacibacillus sp. genome. Proteins encoded here:
- a CDS encoding sugar transferase, whose translation is MYKSCLKRAIDIILSAAGLAILAIPMLAIAAAVKIDSRGPVLFWQKRSGIHKTTFMMPKFRTMYIETPANMPTHMLSDPDRWITPCGKFLRRTSLDELPQILCILTGTMSIIGPRPALWNQYDLIAERDKYGANDILPGLTGWAQINGRDELPIEVKAAYDGEYVKRMSFFFDCKCFFGTIACVLKKEGVVEGGTGTLQKLSGGEHRQ